TCCCAGCAGACGCCTGGCGATCGCCACGATGGCTTTTTTAGCCTTCAAGCGTTTTTTCAACCTCTCGTAGATCGTCTTCCAGCGCGGTACGCGATACACCAGTTGCCAGGCGGCCTCCACCAGCGCCCAGCGCAAATAACGGGAACCTGCCTTTTCGATGTGGAGTTCCTTCATCTTCCCGGCACTTTCCCGTTGTCCCGGTGCCAGGCCCGCATAGGCAACTACCTGCTTCTGAGAGTCAAATCGATCGATGTCTGCAATCTCCGACAACACAACTTCCGTGGTCACAAAACCAACGCCCGGGATGCTCTGCAGCAGTTCCCGCTGATGCTGTTCACGGATCGGAGCTGTCCCGGCAAAGTCGACCAGTGCCTGGTTGGCTGAC
The genomic region above belongs to Gimesia chilikensis and contains:
- a CDS encoding transposase, which encodes SANQALVDFAGTAPIREQHQRELLQSIPGVGFVTTEVVLSEIADIDRFDSQKQVVAYAGLAPGQRESAGKMKELHIEKAGSRYLRWALVEAAWQLVYRVPRWKTIYERLKKRLKAKKAIVAIARRLLGMMVAIMKSGEPFTATHQPA